GCTTGACTTTGTTGAGAAGAAATGGCTGCAATTTGGCTATCATATGGCCTCCCGTTAAAGTACTCGTCTGAAATTTCAGGGTTTGTTCTACTGATCTTACCTTCAATTCGAATTTGTCTTTCTTGTTCTTTCCAGTAAAACAATAAACTGGCAAATGCATTACCTATTAATTCCTTACCCTTTCTGCTTTTATAATTAGTAAAAAAGGTAAGTCCGTTGTCGTTTGCATCTTTTAATAAAACCATTCTGGATGAAGGTCGTCCATTCTTAGAAACCGTTGAAAGTACCATTGCTGTTGCATCATCCTCAATTAAATTAATCGCTGAGCCCAGCCATACCCTAAATTCATTCAGGGGATTTTGATCCATCAAATGTTCATCAAGGCTGGATTTTTCATATTCCCTTCTGATTCCATGCAATCTGTTTACTTCTTCCATATCTTCGTATGCCTTTATAATCAACAATTTTACGATTTAGGTGAATCTAATCGCACCAATAAACATATAAATTTGCTAACTTGGCGTTCAAATTTAAGAAAATTAATATGATAAAATTCCGACTACTTTCTACCAAAGTAAGAACTCGCCCTACAATAATGGGAAAACTACTTATTTTTTTCGTCTTAATTATTATCATCTTTTTTATTTTCAAAGGATTAAACAAATTCCTGAGTATTACAGAACCCGTTCAAAGCAAAGTATTGGCAGTCGAAGGATTTCTCCCTGATTATACGCTTAAGGATTTGATGATTGAATTTTATCAAGGTGATTATGAGATCATGATCATCATCGGAAAACCAATTGGTCAGGGTAATTATATCATCGGATACATGACCTCTGCCGATTTAATGAAAACATCGTTGATGAAAATGGGAATGGATACTTCGAAAATTATTAATATTTCCATCCCTGAAACGGTTTTTCGCGACCGGACTTACAATACCGGATTATTACTTTGGGATTGGCTGCAAAAAAACAAATATGAAACAAAAACTGTAAATGTGTTCACCCTTGGCTGTCATGCCAGACGGTCACTATTATTATTTGAACAAGCCTTAGGATCTGATTACGAAGTTGGCATTATCGCCGGAAACGATAAGAATTATGATAGAAAGAAATGGTGGAAATCAAGTGAGGGGTTTAGAACCGTGCTCAATGAGGCACTCGCATATTTCTATGCGAAATTTTTGTTTAATCCCGACAAAGAAATTGCACTATCTGACCTTAAAGCCGGATTTTTTATTGATGAAATACAATACCAAAGAAATGCCAAGGACATTGAATTTACTAAGAAAGAATCAAGCCCGATGACAGAGGAGCAATTAAAAACCTTTGTGATGCTTAATTATTTTGAAATTAATCCGACATTCAAAGTTAAAGGACTCTTTGTAAAAGATACAATCTTCCGAACTTTTGAAATGAAAACATCAACCGATCGCTTGCCTCTGTATTCAACTTACGGTAAAATTCATTTTAAAATCGATACTGTTGAATGTGTGTTAAGTGCTTATCAAAATGTAGAACTGACAAAGCGTCCCGGATATGAAGATTATTTATTCATTCCATTCCGAGATTTAACCAGTGGAGAAGAAACATATGGTGCCAGCAGGTATCTTGACTTTCGGTATCATGGTGAGGATACGGTATACATCGATTTTAATCTGGCATATAACCCTCTATGTGCATACAACCATAAGTATTCATGCCCGATACCACCATACGAAAATCATTTAAATGTAAGAATAACTGCAGGCGAATTGAAATATAATGATCATTAAATTATGAAACGAGTGCCAACATTCTGGACAAGTTCTATTTGGCGAATGAAAACAATTTACAAACAGATGAAAAAAATAAAAATCACCGTTTTATATGCAGAAGATGATCCTATTTTAAGGGAAAAATTCAAGAAAATTCTGTCACGGAAATTTGAAACACTTTTAGTTGCCGAAAACGGGCGTGAAGGTTACGATTTGTATATTGAACATAAGCCGGACCTGATCCTATCTGACATCAAAATGCCTGAAATGGATGGTTTGGAAATGATTGAAAAAATTAAAAAAACAGATAAATCGGCCAAGGCAATCGTGATGTCGGCTTTTAGTAAACCACATTATTTTTTACGTGCCATTACCATTGGGGTTCAGAGTTATCTGATCAAACCGGTTGATACAAAACGTCTTTTTAGTGCCATCGATGAGCTTGCCGAACGCATTATGCTTGAGCGAAATATCAAGTATGAAGAATACAGGCGGGTAAAACTTGAAGACATGATCAGGGAAAGCAAATCGGTGCAGGAAGCCGTAAATTTTGCCACTGAAGAATTTCTTCGTTTTGATTTTAGTGAAGAAACTTTTAAAAAAGTACTTAAGAATTTGGGGCGGGCAACAGGTGCAAGCAGGGTTTATATATTTGAGAATGCTATCATTGACAAAACTTTAGTTAGCAGCCATAAACTAGAATGGACCAACAAAAACATCAAATCTCAAATTGATAATCCGGATTTACAATTTTTTAATTTTGCAAAATCAGGAT
The sequence above is a segment of the Bacteroidota bacterium genome. Coding sequences within it:
- a CDS encoding DUF1684 domain-containing protein produces the protein MTEEQLKTFVMLNYFEINPTFKVKGLFVKDTIFRTFEMKTSTDRLPLYSTYGKIHFKIDTVECVLSAYQNVELTKRPGYEDYLFIPFRDLTSGEETYGASRYLDFRYHGEDTVYIDFNLAYNPLCAYNHKYSCPIPPYENHLNVRITAGELKYNDH
- the pdxH gene encoding pyridoxamine 5'-phosphate oxidase produces the protein MEEVNRLHGIRREYEKSSLDEHLMDQNPLNEFRVWLGSAINLIEDDATAMVLSTVSKNGRPSSRMVLLKDANDNGLTFFTNYKSRKGKELIGNAFASLLFYWKEQERQIRIEGKISRTNPEISDEYFNGRPYDSQIAAISSQQSQAVEDRSILEKSFERIKAETMGKSLKRPEHWGGYILKPDTFEFWQGRPNRLHDRIVYILENNLWSIKRLAP